Proteins encoded within one genomic window of Arachis ipaensis cultivar K30076 chromosome B08, Araip1.1, whole genome shotgun sequence:
- the LOC110265752 gene encoding uncharacterized protein LOC110265752 isoform X2, whose protein sequence is MTACFPDSELLVDVSDCITNKAALMTLVPRADVVDDVLNVVVRMLTRNSKQTQWFLPTSIMQAALEGRMLTSGTTTSLRNNYMRCKVDRVTRIHQPMWCDGHWYLMIIDVPRMKLIYLDSLRDPAQAEARNITMMRVALYLGGLTLGQSWLSGNCSVRPRFSMFDFEDPELPQQDRKLMDCGTVDD, encoded by the exons ATGACTGCATGCTTTCCTGACAGCGAGCTACTAGTTGATGTCAGCGACTGCATCACTAACAAGGCAGCCCTGATGACGCTTGTTCCGAGAGCGGACGTTGTGGACGAT GTTCTAAATGTGGTCGTCCGTATGCTCACAAGGAATTCAAAACAAACTCAATGGTTCCTCCCCACAAGCATCATG CAAGCCGCGCTCGAAGGCCGTATGCTTACCTCAGGCACTACCACCTCGCTTCGTAACAACTACATGCGGTGCAAGGTGGACAGGGTCACCAGG ATACATCAACCGATGTGGTGTGATGGTCACTGGTATCTCATGATAATTGACGTTCCCCGCATGAAACTCATTTACTTGGACTCGCTTCGAGATCCTGCCCAAGCAGAAGCAAGGAATATCACAATGATGCGCGTG GCATTGTACCTTGGAGGGCTAACCCTGGGACAGTCTTGGCTCTCCGGCAACTGCTCCGTTCGACCCAGGTTTTCAATGTTTGATTTCGAAGATCCTGAACTGCCCCAACAGGATCGAAAATT AATGGATTGTGGCACAGTGGATGATTAG
- the LOC110265752 gene encoding uncharacterized protein LOC110265752 isoform X1, with protein MTACFPDSELLVDVSDCITNKAALMTLVPRADVVDDQVLNVVVRMLTRNSKQTQWFLPTSIMQAALEGRMLTSGTTTSLRNNYMRCKVDRVTRIHQPMWCDGHWYLMIIDVPRMKLIYLDSLRDPAQAEARNITMMRVALYLGGLTLGQSWLSGNCSVRPRFSMFDFEDPELPQQDRKLMDCGTVDD; from the exons ATGACTGCATGCTTTCCTGACAGCGAGCTACTAGTTGATGTCAGCGACTGCATCACTAACAAGGCAGCCCTGATGACGCTTGTTCCGAGAGCGGACGTTGTGGACGAT CAGGTTCTAAATGTGGTCGTCCGTATGCTCACAAGGAATTCAAAACAAACTCAATGGTTCCTCCCCACAAGCATCATG CAAGCCGCGCTCGAAGGCCGTATGCTTACCTCAGGCACTACCACCTCGCTTCGTAACAACTACATGCGGTGCAAGGTGGACAGGGTCACCAGG ATACATCAACCGATGTGGTGTGATGGTCACTGGTATCTCATGATAATTGACGTTCCCCGCATGAAACTCATTTACTTGGACTCGCTTCGAGATCCTGCCCAAGCAGAAGCAAGGAATATCACAATGATGCGCGTG GCATTGTACCTTGGAGGGCTAACCCTGGGACAGTCTTGGCTCTCCGGCAACTGCTCCGTTCGACCCAGGTTTTCAATGTTTGATTTCGAAGATCCTGAACTGCCCCAACAGGATCGAAAATT AATGGATTGTGGCACAGTGGATGATTAG